A genomic segment from Methanobacterium bryantii encodes:
- a CDS encoding DUF2971 domain-containing protein, which translates to MWKDELEEILFSGDPSKINAKKAIDLKYSNIPTSLYKYGKFDGKSLNSLENDEIWLSNPQYFNDPFDCAYTVPKKLLTNEYIKQNLEIALSGLEDYTFTEEEKDKLKTSETIIYDIELMCLEKDDPENKITPDERAKIAKEMEKSSEEGYIDVSELRKGIFITCFSETNKSILMWSHYANDHQGFCVEYDFKELGRNNQITRFLFPVIYTNKIFDGANFLDSVNGEMFNNVLVDFFDGISELLEGRTFIPKFNFNNMGNVCSAINKCKDWEYEKEWRYVCPFGLKVVKPKPIKVPKPKAIYLGAMVCKENCKKILEIGRERNIDVYKMNMEPSEFALGSNKIHECSDIPKCE; encoded by the coding sequence TTGTGGAAAGATGAATTAGAGGAAATATTATTTTCAGGTGATCCTTCTAAAATAAACGCCAAAAAAGCAATAGATTTAAAATATAGCAACATACCAACGTCTTTATATAAATATGGAAAATTTGATGGAAAATCTTTGAATTCATTAGAAAATGATGAAATATGGCTTTCAAATCCTCAATATTTTAATGATCCATTTGATTGTGCGTATACAGTACCTAAGAAACTCCTTACAAATGAATACATTAAACAAAATTTAGAAATTGCTTTATCTGGGCTTGAAGATTATACTTTTACTGAGGAAGAAAAGGATAAATTAAAAACAAGTGAAACAATTATATATGATATAGAATTAATGTGTTTAGAAAAAGATGATCCTGAAAATAAAATAACTCCTGATGAAAGGGCTAAAATTGCTAAAGAAATGGAAAAAAGTTCTGAAGAAGGATACATAGATGTTAGTGAACTTAGAAAAGGAATTTTTATCACCTGCTTTAGCGAAACAAATAAATCTATTTTAATGTGGAGCCATTATGCTAATGATCATCAAGGTTTTTGTGTTGAATATGACTTTAAAGAATTAGGAAGGAATAATCAGATTACACGTTTTCTTTTTCCAGTAATTTATACGAATAAAATTTTTGATGGGGCGAATTTTTTAGATAGTGTTAATGGTGAAATGTTTAACAATGTGTTAGTAGACTTTTTTGATGGTATTTCTGAATTATTAGAAGGTAGGACATTTATTCCTAAATTCAATTTTAATAATATGGGCAATGTCTGTTCTGCAATTAACAAATGTAAAGATTGGGAATATGAAAAAGAATGGAGATATGTTTGTCCTTTTGGTCTTAAGGTAGTTAAACCTAAACCTATAAAAGTCCCCAAACCTAAAGCAATTTATTTAGGTGCAATGGTTTGTAAAGAAAATTGTAAAAAAATCTTAGAAATAGGAAGAGAAAGAAATATTGATGTTTATAAGATGAACATGGAACCTTCAGAGTTTGCTCTTGGATCAAATAAAATTCATGAATGTAGTGA